tgtttatgttaatttttaccCAAAAGTTACACCTGCCTagaatttccaaaaactacCTGACTGAAAGTAGAGGTCACATTTCTTAGTTCTCATTCCAAAACAGTTGTATGCATTCATTTTGAAACTTTGGATTGAACAAGTTGCTAATGGCACTAATATAGAgataattacaaattcaaatgtTACTACTAAGAAGAaatgatttgatatatttatgtgtatttgtacATTATGGAATTGtgttataattgttttgtttaaaaaaaacaacaacaaaaacccctCAAGCTCAGTAGTACCAATGATAAATTGGATTTGACCTTTTCgcacaatttgataaaaaaaaaccttctttaTTTAAGCTAATTATACCGCTTCAATATTATTATCCCACCAAGTTTATTACcagtttaagaagaaagttttagttaatacttattgaaaacacacaaatacaattgaatttgaaaaatacatttagtTTTACTCTGCATTAATTATTATTCCTTAATCAGTGATTAACACATTTTGAATCCTTCTTCTCAAATTTATGTACTTAATGAAATACTGAAAATCCTTTGAATGTATATTAGACCATCCAAATAGTGAAATGTTCAGCCAATTTTCTTCAGTTGTGAATAGTTTTAGCAGACTTAAACTcagttttcaacatttttgtcaaaatgacctttttgcacttaaaattatgaaaaatgttggtttttgaTGAGTGATCATTATTTCTTTCGTCATAAAGCATTTCctattataaagatataagcATGTATTAAATTATAGTCAATATTTGTGACATTAACTCTGTCATTCACTGTCTTTTAACAATAATAATGACACGTTATGCATGGAAAaacttcattttcaatgttaaaaatgaGTAATTTTGTGCAACTGCTTCTATGAGACCGATGCTGTTCccactgaatttttttttgtttctcaaaatttcatttttcaggtTTATAAAGATGCCTCATTTTTTCCtttcatgaaaatgtattggattttattgaaatttcaaattaacattaaaagacccgaatttttgtttacaaaatatgcatcaactttgataaggcatatctttttgtttgaaatatatttatactttaaaagcaGTCTAAATTAAAGAGTTCAGTGtgtttaaactaaataatattatttttaaaaaggtttaataGAATTAAGTAGTTTTACAACTGATCAAACttcacaatatttttacaacatctgtgacctttttgcactaaaCATGTtccaaattcaaaaatagacaTTTTTCTGCCAAGTTAGGCATACAATGAActttttctttcacatgtattacaatcatgttaaaatgaagtgatacacaaaaatttattgaaatccaAGACATAGCATGTGCAAAGCCCTGCCTGAAATTTGCTTGGACAGCCTCTTAACATCAAAGTTGGATTCATTTGTCTACAAATGCACAGAAAAgctataaaaatatcatatttaatgCTAGCATATTTTAGACCACAAAACAGATATAGCAGGGAAAACCCTGatctggccccggggccataaaacttagacgagctcactcttgatctcagtctcacttttccactatgtatttcctttgtaaaagtgagacttagatcaaaagtaagctcatctaagttttatggccccggggcctggTTCGAATCCATCTGTGGCcgtactttttcttttttaaaattaacggCATTTATAAACACcttagttttcttttttatgcagAATTGTGCATTTTGTATAATAAGTATTTAATTTCGATCTTCTTCCTTAAATGCATATTTGTTCTTTGAATTATATcaagggaaaaaatatatacttttaaaactacatgtaattgcaaTCAAACGGAACTATACCTTAGTGTAAGCACGCTTTGTTAATTTGAGGACAAGAATCATTCACTCTGTGTTACTCGAGACAGACGTCAAGTAAAAAAATCACGCCGAGCAGAACTTGTTGCGTTTGCTTTTCCAGAAAATCTGTAGCAAATGGTTCAACTATGAGAGAAGTACTGCAAAGTAGATGCAGTTCGTTCTTTGCAAAGAATGTGTGCATTGGTGACATTATATGCCAAAAATGCAGGAAGAAGGTTAACAGATTAGAAAAAAATGGGGGTGGGTCAGTTAGAGTTTTAAATCCGTCCCCTTGTCATCCCGGCATCAGGTTAGTCCCTTTATACAAAGGATGCAGCTGTTAATACGGAAAAAGTTAGTTGTATGTatactgaatgatgataatgttCGTAATAATCATTCTACATCTACAAACATCATTCTTCCTgttatttcttttgaaaaaaactaAGGCGACGTGCATTATTTGTAACAAAGAGTCAAAGAGATTGCGACCTTTGAAATAGCGTACGTAACGCGAGACTTTCGATAGTTGCTAAAATGTCCCTTGTTGTAAATAAACGCATATAAGCAACATGTATCGTATAATGAAAAGTaaactgaaaatgaaatttaaagataatcaattaaaaaaagcgACCATAACTTATACTGCTCGGACAACGACtgtgaaactttttttcaatcactATACATTATGAGAACTAGAACCTAAGAATGTTCAGTGTATGGCCTAAAATCAAGAAGTGGAACGGAaatcggtattttttttttatattaaagacAGAAACCAATACCGGTCATATAGGTCAATTCAATTGTTATTCgcaatagaattttttttagaacggGGTCAATTTTCTTTAGGGATCAGTATTTTTCagttatataaaataaagtaaactgACCCctgggtattttttttcttcaaaatgatCCAATTTTTCCCTAGCTTGGGAATCATtcttctacgtcgaaaaatgatcCTTGGGTCATAACCTCTTTACAACGGTGTCCgtaattttacattaatatttttgttttttactccAGAACGATTGGGCCAATTCTAACCAAACTTCGCATATCCTTGGAAAAagagtttcatatttatttaaatgaagaCCAGGCCTCTTACAAAAGGGAAGTAATTAGGACAGAACAGATTGGTTGTGCGTTTTATAAATCCTTGTTTCTAGAGCCATATATTCTGTAATATATGGATCTTAGCAAAAACAAATCTGATATAGGGTGGATaagaatttgttcaaatcatgccCCCTCTCCCCAAGGATCAAGAAGgggtttaaaattcattatagaaatacatagattttttttttagcaaaagaAAGGTTATTATTTGCGAATAGTTCATGCATTTTCCCTCAGAGGCACAATCGGGGAGATACGCCCAAGtttttatatagatatacatatgtctacataaaaatcttttaaagtaaGTAGAAAACTACTAAAATTGACCAGAAAAGAAACTAGTAAGAAGTTGTAAATCAATTTATATTACAAGTACAACATTTGGACACCCGATGCTGTATGATAGTTTGATATAGTAACAAGCAATTCTGAGGAACTTTTATATTTGTTCATACCATTACTAGAGATGAAAGGGAAGAAATATTGGTGGGGTCAATTTTACATAGCAAGATAAAGAAATCTTAAGCAAAAAAGaggtaaaaaaatatcttctaCATAATCATTATTAGGAAATTCCAGGCTctctaatttgaaataaaatattttgaaattaatttataatacatatcttaaaaacaaCTACGTTCGACTTCGttatttttaagaaagaaaTGTTAATCAACCTATATTATAGCCAATCGAAAATCAGTCTAACAATATAAAActaaaagaattaaatacaaCAAGAACAAAGACACATAAACTATTTATCTATCTGTAGGACAAGGCACAttgtatgtaaataaaaaaaatcccaaaatttttcaaaacggTGATTGAATGCCTCTGGTCTGCTTTTATTGGACCATTTATTGTGAATTTCTATATCACTAACACCATTTTTGACAGTATTAGCTTTATCACTGAAAATACTAGCATAAAGAAACTACATACCACGCTCACAAAACACCACTACTGTAAATGGAGGTATCGGTACGTTTCATAAACCTTCgacaatgaaatgttttttttactgaaaataaaactaaactgaaaccaaataaaaatcttaaaaatataaatcaatttaaagtCAATTGTTTTCGATTCATTTATACAAGTAAAAacgtcaaataaaaataaaatctaaatacaGATAGACGCAAAGTCAATACTTAATCTCAGCAGTTGCCTTCACAATCTtaataattacaaatatattgtacaataacaattcttatttttaacatcaaactgaaaatatatttttttcctttttgctTTGTACAATCAATAGCAACACTCGGTCTGTTTTCATTGCATGTTTGCACTGTTTGGCACATCACATTTAAGGAGTATATTGTcctgtatactagtatattgacGCGGATTTTATGATACAACCTTAATGCTCTCATTCTTGCTTTGATATACTAGTCCTCtggttttgtaaaatttacttGTCCCTTCGTGAACGTTTTGGTTTACCATTCTGTATGGTGTCTATTGTCACGTGCGGAGCTGGGGAAACTGGTTTGACCCTCCTGGGCAAACATACCAGCAACAAGAGAACAAACTCGCCAAGTGACAGTATGAATAATGTAACTGGTAGGTATGCTGTaacaaaaagggggaaaatggtaaaacaacatttctttaaagtaatgtatgattaaatataaatactagatacaagaaataaaagttgaaaaagtagaaaaaaatagatttttaaaaagtggaatataaaaaaaaagatggggACATTTGGACATTTTACATTGCGCTTATTTATACATTCCATCTTTTACCTTTCACAGTGTATGGCTGATGATAATTAATTCATTACTGTATTTTTActgtattattaaataaaagaagCATTTTGCATACCCTGTGACTGTTGAGCAAATGGGATCAGGAACCATGAAGATTCACCTGTGCTTGTGCCTTCATTTGGTGAATTTGTAAATTCTAAGACTTTACTTTccaaaaaatctattttcttttcaatgttAGCAATAGTAACATCCTTTAGGTGAAGTCTGTTCTCTATAAAgtaaaagaaaactttaaaaacgACTTCTGTGTAAATGTAATTTCTAAATGTCAGAcagttaagaaaaaattatatgaaattgtatcatttttgaaaatccgTAGTATCTTATTGCTTCTGTTTTTCAACTGTTCATTGGCAGTTATACTCTGGCGACTTATTTTCTTTCAGCTGCATTATTTATCcgttaacattattttcatagcATGCAAAAATGTAATCGGACATAGAAATGCATCTGTAATTAGTTTTTCGGTTAACGAAAAAGATTTTACGTTTCGTTATTGTACTCTCAATAGATGAATAGAACATAATTTCCTCAATAAATAGTAAATCATTTCCTGATGATAACACAAGCAAATATGTGATTTGCATATCTTATGTGAACTTTGTTGGAGTATCTGCCAAGTTGTATGTAGAGAAAGCAGCGAGAAataacaaacatactttaatcaTCTTACTATTTGATatgcttttttttatattgtttaacattttcgcaggataatttatatttatagagTTAAAAGCAAATCATATTTGATTAAATCTCAagattaaaattctttttaagatatttattaACTTAAATGTCTTACAactaatataattaattttgcatgtGTATAATATGACAAATTCGAATACAAGACTAGTATCGTTATTTTACGTATTTTAACTTTACGTTGTCACAGTAACACACAGTAAGATGCATATGTTGTATATGTACCTTGATCTGCAATATACTTAAGTTGTTTCTCTTGCATTTCTCGCAAGGCAAGCATCTGTGTTTTGTTCGTCTGCACTGAATTCTGTGCGACCTTTTGGCACTCTTCCATCGTTGTTTCACGTGTATGTGTTACCTTCGCCTCCAAAGCTGTAATATTTCCTTGTAATGTTTCGGTGATAACTTTTTCATTCTTGAGGATTTGTAGTTTCAAATCATACAGTTGACTTGAGTTCGTCTCTGGTAAATGACAATCACTGGCCGCGTCTTTGAAAATGTCCCAAACTGAATTCAAGAGACAACTTATTGCCACGGACGCTACGATTCTAAAACAACAAATACGTAAACAAGGGTCAATGATATTAGTATATGTCTGTTTGATGTTTTATCCACATCGTAATTGTAAATGATTTAGTTACTTACGAGCTAGTCTGCATGGTGTTCTGGTAGACTTCCAAACAGGTCAGAAATAATCCCAAACATGTGAAACTGAAAGTACGCGTTTAATACCGGCGCACTGATATTACACTATAGTGTATAAACATTGCATAAATAGGCTGCATTATATCGTCCTACATTATGACTAGGATTGAAGACTGTTTGTAGCCAACATAGACTAGTATACCAATCAATGGATATATTCAATCTACATTGCTAATACGTATCCTTTGATCATTAAACTGCTACAAACTGTTCTACAAactcaaataaacaaatagtataTGGTGGCAAGGTTCTGCCACCTCTTGTCAGATGTTTATAGAAACTTGTCAGCTCTTATGTAAAGTTGTCTGAAATAGAaactaaaaatttgttttaaacatgaggccaattggccttaatggtcacctgagtagcatatatcccatacacaaacttttgttttgcctcgggCTAGAATGTcacgacgtcattggatgaaacgcgtcacgtggctgccttacaaatttctttaaaaggcaagcgtcagAATTTATagggcaacatggcggacgtaacgttattttaactgattttttacacaaacgtttgtttacataacaaactgtaggtcctcgacaaaacaaaacacttattacgtttgttactgactgtttaaagaaatgtgTGGGGTcagtaaagtccatagaaggcgaggcttcgcctcgccttctatggactttactgACCCCAcacatttctttaaacagtcagtaacaaacctaataagtaatattcaTGGAGTCTCACATATGAATCtatttaattaggtttcataatggagtagaaaaattataaatttgtaatgaccaCCACGaccacatttaattaaaaaagaactgtgaaacctataattttggtgaaaaactaaaagatctggtctacaaaatcatgaattcagttttcctttcaggtatgtgggagtaaagaagataattttttaacgttatatgcattaacatctatacatccattttggccctgccctagagtcaaaacccataccccaggggacatgatTATTacaatttcagtagaggacttcctggtaaacataattattagtcaatttttttttatacagatgtgtgagaatagagaacaaaattttaaaacattatatgcattaacactatattgccacattgccccccccccccccccatgtcctgaacccctgacccaggggccatgaatttcacaatttaggtaaaggagattgtggatatcataaccatgtatatAGTtgtttgcccacatgtgtgggagtagagaagaagattttttaagattaaaaacatttttacaatatggccatattggccccaccctagagcctgaacacctaacaaaggggtcatgaatttcacaaatttggtagagggcttcatgacatcataaccatgcatttagtttttaacaaatatttatgggagtagagaagaagattttctcagatttaatacatttttactatttggccatattggccccaccctagaacctgaacccctgaccgaggggtcatgaatttcacaattaaggtagagggcttcatggacatcataatcatgcatttagtttttaacaaatatatatgggagtagagaagaagatttaatacatttttactatttggccatattggccccaccctagagcctgaacccctgacccaggggtcatgaattttacacttttgaTAGAGGgtctcatggacatcataatcatgcatttagtttttaacaaatatatatgagagtagagaagaagattttttaagatttaaaacatttttactatatggccatattggccccatccTAGAGCCttaacccctgaccaaggggtcatgaatttcacaatttaggtagagggcttcatggacatcattatcatgcatttagtttttaacaaatatataagatagtagagaagaagatttttaaagatttaatacattttttattatttgaccatattggccccaccctagagcatgaacccctgacccaggggtcatgaatttcacaattaaggtagagggcttcatggacatcataaccatgcatttagtttttaacaaatatatatagcagtagagaagaagattttctaagatttaatacatttttactatatggccatattggccccaccctagagccagaacccctgacccaggggccataaatttcacaattttggtagagggcctcattgacatcataaccatgcaaccagctttttcctcacatgtgcgggagtagagaagaagatttttgaaaatttggctttttttgcatatttggccccgcccgtggcaccccaggggtggtagggccataaatttcacaatttagattcttcttaccatagagatgcttcacaccaaaaatggtaacgattggtctggtagttttcgagaagaagttaaaaatgtaaaattgttaacgcacgacgcacgacgacggacgaagaccaattgcaataggtcacctgagtgactcaggtgacctaaaaaacttttttctttactatttTACTACTTACTGTTATCATAATATCTGACAATACAAAATAAAGATCAGAAGAGTCGATTTTAATTAGCAATGATGCCTCTTTTTTGTCACTAATAACAATTGAAAATGACGGCTGTCTCAACTATATAGAATATGCACAGATTAAGTAGAAACAGGATAAAATAGGCCAGCCATATCGTATTTATTTCAATGAGGCATGATCGAATGACCAGCAATAAAATAGACGGGCTTAGgtcatatttttgtttgtacgaggtcttttttaatgtttaatgaaCTATTTAAAACCAAAGATCCGACCTCAATAGAGACCTACTTCATGTTTTTTGTTTCACACAGCTAACAaaagtttaagattttgttGCATTGCATGAATATAATTTGCATGaattgctaaaaataaaacactttcAGATATAAACCGattattttggatattttacagATTGTTACGCATTATTTCACGATTCTATTATGTAAAAAGTTATGCCTTTGCcttagattcagcatccaagcctgTCAAATGCATAAGTGAGGTTGGTAAAGTTAGGTTCAGTAGATAGTTAGATATAGCCACCAacgggcacctgctccaaaaggCTCAGAATCAACATTCAGCCTGTCAAGTGCATTAGTATCATGCGACGCACCACCCATGCAagttggtgaagttaggaccagtagaaAGATCTagtcatcaaagggcaccttctccaaaaactttaaccaactCCAAAAGGCTTAACCGAAACTTATGGCTTTGATTCAGtattcaagcctgtcaagtgcataagtatcataagacacaccatccatgtaGAATTGGTGATCAGTAGTAACTTAAAGTCCAGATGCACCATCTTTGCAAGTTTGTTGAAGGTATGACTATACTGTAGTAATTATTTAGATGGAGGACCTACTCCAAAAAGTTTAGCCAGGCCCGGTCGCCGTTTATTTGCTCGAATCAGTTTATTGATTCGTGTAAACACAGATGTATTTTCATCAGCAGTATATATCAGTGTAaagttaacaaataaataaacattgatttattttataaaagtgtgCATTTGATTACTAAGTCTTACGAAGCAAGACCGATTGCGACTCTacaaatgtagaaaaaaattcttattatcAAATTGTGCGAACAAAAGATATCAAAATGCATAATAATCAATGTGTAATAGAGTTAATGATTGACTCCATGAACACTGTATACTGTATACCTGTAAAATAAAGTTATGGTAAGATTCTACCACTGAGACAAAGTCTAACGTTGGACAGAATACGTCTATTTTTTGACTATATCTTATCCACTGTAGTCTAGTCAGTTTAGAGTTTAAATAATCAAACTAATTGCAACacaatttatttcaacaaatttaaatcACCACCAATACATGTTTgaacatgttaaaaatatttttgaaaaatagtttgctttatttgtttcttttaactTCATTTTGGAAAACTGTCGAAGAATTTATACAACGAcaaaaaagacataaaaaaatataaagacgTATTGGACatcattttcgtctaaaaatACAATCTTAATGAAACGCTGTTAATCTATCTTACAAAAATTGAGTTTTCAAAAGCATTTAAACAAGTATGTTTCGGACAAGTCAGTAAACTTTAAGAAACTTGAAATATATGACAATAAAATGCGTAGAGTTTACTATTTCCCATTTAAGTACAAATCTTCTCACCATTTGCATTAAAAATACGATTGGGTTCAGTAGATGTGGTGTGTATATATATCCATTGAATCACTATTGACCTCACAACATATATTAAGCATCATGTACTAGTATGCACATTATTTTAGATTTGGCAAACACAGACCCGATGTATACTTGAAATCACTTCTCGAAGTAACGAAATCAAAGGCAGCTTactgtttaaattaaatagTCCTTATCAAAAGTCAAATAATAACGTTATTTTTTCTGTCACTGAATAAAAAAGTACCAGAGTGCTGTCTACTTAATGGAGGCGCTAGAGGAAATATCCAGACACGGATACGAAAGAGGTTCACTGCAACACTACAAAACAGTTCACCAATGAGAGAGCATGCTCTATCTATAAGGGCATTTATATTTATCGGAGACACGAATACTGGAAGAAAAATACTCGCAAATTCATAAGGGAACAAAATCAACATTGAGTTGCAATATGGTTAATGTAAATGGCGGGCACTAAAAAGGAGACCTAAAACTGAACAAAGACATTTGTTAATTCTTGCATAAAGTATGTTGGTAGGACGAAGAACTATGAGTGGTTAGGGAATGACATACTCCCCTTTTCCAAAGACTAAAGCAGTAAACTTTGGTAACAGCTTATACAAGTAACACAAAGTGACAAAAAAAGCTCGGTAAAATATGCTGTTAAAAATAGcagttaaaatataaatatttttttaaactaaagtaaaacatttatgcatatacaatgtacataatcATTATTGCCTCCTCCAGGTTAAATTTAAGGTTAAGTGTGAATGGTTATAAATGCAAAAgtaataaaaactaaaaaaacaaataaaaaattcaaaaaaatcaaaaatattaaaaaaagctccaaatcaggaaaaaatatttacatagatATTTTGTCAAACACATTATTTATATTAAGTTATACATTATTTACTGTCTATGTATTTCTTTAGTTTGGTCTTAA
The nucleotide sequence above comes from Magallana gigas chromosome 2, xbMagGiga1.1, whole genome shotgun sequence. Encoded proteins:
- the LOC105318330 gene encoding uncharacterized protein, whose product is MQTSSIVASVAISCLLNSVWDIFKDAASDCHLPETNSSQLYDLKLQILKNEKVITETLQGNITALEAKVTHTRETTMEECQKVAQNSVQTNKTQMLALREMQEKQLKYIADQENRLHLKDVTIANIEKKIDFLESKVLEFTNSPNEGTSTGESSWFLIPFAQQSQAYLPVTLFILSLGEFVLLLLVCLPRRVKPVSPAPHVTIDTIQNGKPKRSRRDK